A genome region from Thermomonospora amylolytica includes the following:
- a CDS encoding DUF3710 domain-containing protein, with translation MPIRRRRHDEEPDNNLDVAREQADAVETDDAPAGGAGDATGPWDVADAFPELDRLDFGSLRIPVGPGLGFQVNFEATEVDAQGNPVNGRPVAVLVQHAESVLQIQAFAAPKRSGIWDEIRRETATEITEQAQGQAEDRPGPFGTELLAMVPAQLTQEMLNEMPPEVREQIPQEVIDQGYAWQPVRFIGVDGPRWFLQGVVQGAAVEDEEQWQVLEDVFRNIVVVRGEQPMPPRELLPLSLPKEFTEAAQQAQEGEGEGGETFDPFERGPEITEVR, from the coding sequence GTGCCTATTCGACGTCGTCGCCACGACGAGGAACCGGACAACAACCTCGACGTGGCCCGCGAGCAGGCGGACGCCGTCGAGACGGACGACGCCCCCGCCGGCGGGGCGGGCGACGCCACCGGCCCCTGGGACGTGGCGGACGCCTTCCCCGAGCTGGACCGCCTCGACTTCGGCTCGCTGCGGATCCCGGTCGGCCCCGGCCTGGGCTTCCAGGTGAACTTCGAGGCCACCGAGGTGGACGCGCAGGGCAACCCGGTCAACGGCCGCCCGGTCGCGGTGCTGGTGCAGCACGCCGAGAGCGTCCTGCAGATCCAGGCGTTCGCCGCGCCCAAGCGCAGCGGGATCTGGGACGAGATCCGCAGGGAGACCGCCACCGAGATCACCGAGCAGGCGCAGGGCCAGGCCGAGGACCGCCCGGGCCCGTTCGGCACCGAGCTGCTGGCCATGGTGCCGGCCCAGCTCACCCAGGAGATGCTGAACGAGATGCCGCCCGAGGTGCGCGAGCAGATCCCGCAGGAGGTCATCGACCAGGGCTACGCCTGGCAGCCGGTGCGGTTCATCGGGGTGGACGGGCCGCGCTGGTTCCTGCAGGGCGTGGTGCAGGGCGCCGCGGTCGAGGACGAGGAGCAGTGGCAGGTCCTGGAGGACGTGTTCCGCAACATCGTGGTGGTCCGCGGGGAGCAGCCGATGCCGCCGCGCGAGCTGCTGCCGCTGAGCCTGCCCAAGGAGTTCACCGAGGCCGCCCAGCAGGCCCAGGAGGGCGAGGGCGAGGGCGGCGAGACCTTCGACCCGTTCGAGCGCGGCCCGGAGATCACCGAGGTCCGCTGA
- the dut gene encoding dUTP diphosphatase, with the protein MKPSVDVLIQRLDEDLPLPAYAHPGDAGADLFARVDVELAPGQRAVVPTGIAIALPDGYAGFVHPRSGLGARFGVTIVNAPGTIDAGYRGEIKVTLLNTDASETVRLRRGDRIAQLVVQKVERAAFHEVAALPGSARGANGFGSTGGLSATASGAGHN; encoded by the coding sequence GTGAAGCCATCCGTGGACGTGCTCATCCAGCGGCTCGACGAGGATCTGCCGCTGCCCGCGTACGCGCATCCCGGCGACGCCGGGGCGGATCTGTTCGCCCGGGTGGACGTGGAGCTGGCGCCGGGGCAGCGGGCGGTGGTGCCCACCGGGATCGCCATCGCCCTGCCCGACGGGTATGCCGGTTTTGTTCATCCGCGGTCGGGTTTGGGCGCTAGGTTTGGGGTCACGATCGTCAATGCCCCCGGCACCATCGATGCCGGATATCGCGGTGAGATCAAGGTGACCCTGCTGAACACCGACGCCTCCGAGACCGTGCGGCTGCGGCGCGGCGACCGGATCGCCCAGCTCGTCGTCCAGAAGGTGGAGCGGGCGGCCTTCCACGAGGTGGCCGCGCTGCCCGGATCGGCCCGCGGCGCGAACGGCTTCGGCTCCACCGGCGGCCTGTCCGCGACCGCATCGGGGGCCGGGCACAACTAG
- a CDS encoding DUF6412 domain-containing protein encodes MPVLAMLGVLADVLSGQGGALPALAALAIAGLLAVAVSAAVRAPGPSSPAGVRTALRVSVAVTGYLRLRDPAAPGRPLSRAPSA; translated from the coding sequence ATGCCGGTGCTCGCGATGCTGGGCGTGCTGGCCGACGTGCTGTCCGGGCAGGGCGGCGCGCTGCCGGCGCTGGCCGCGCTGGCGATCGCCGGGCTGCTGGCCGTCGCGGTGAGCGCCGCCGTGCGGGCGCCGGGCCCCTCGTCGCCCGCCGGGGTCCGCACCGCGCTGCGGGTGAGCGTCGCGGTCACCGGCTATCTGCGGCTGCGCGATCCCGCCGCCCCGGGACGGCCCCTGTCCAGAGCGCCCTCGGCGTGA
- the yidC gene encoding membrane protein insertase YidC, whose product MLDVPVVLAYDLVLALTRALEPVAAGGAAVLAIALFTMAARTLLLPLGVAAARGERARARLAPRIRELHRRHGKDPERLRRELAALHQTEGVSPAAGCLPALAQAPFFYVMYRLFTSAVVDGHQNVLLAHTVFGAPLGQNFAGVLAGGLFTAPSLAFMGLLALLAAVAWLASRRMDAALAPGLPGRRVLRLMPFGTVAMALFLPLAAGVYLLVTTTWTLTERAVLHRPAPSA is encoded by the coding sequence ATGCTCGATGTCCCTGTCGTCCTCGCGTACGACCTCGTTCTGGCGCTGACGCGGGCGCTGGAGCCGGTGGCGGCCGGCGGCGCGGCCGTCCTGGCGATCGCGCTGTTCACGATGGCGGCCCGCACGCTGCTGCTGCCGCTCGGCGTCGCCGCCGCCCGCGGTGAACGCGCCCGCGCCCGGCTCGCTCCCCGGATCAGGGAGCTGCACCGCCGCCATGGCAAGGACCCGGAACGGCTGCGGCGCGAACTGGCCGCCCTGCATCAGACGGAAGGCGTCTCCCCGGCCGCCGGGTGCCTGCCCGCGCTGGCGCAGGCTCCGTTCTTCTACGTGATGTACCGGCTGTTCACGTCGGCGGTCGTGGACGGGCACCAGAACGTGCTGCTGGCCCACACCGTGTTCGGCGCGCCGCTCGGCCAGAACTTCGCCGGTGTCCTGGCCGGCGGGTTGTTCACCGCGCCGTCGCTGGCGTTCATGGGCCTGCTGGCGCTGCTGGCGGCGGTGGCCTGGCTGGCGTCCCGCCGCATGGACGCCGCCCTGGCCCCCGGCCTGCCGGGACGCCGGGTGCTGCGGCTGATGCCGTTCGGCACGGTGGCGATGGCGCTGTTCCTCCCGCTGGCCGCGGGCGTCTACCTGCTGGTCACGACGACCTGGACGCTGACCGAACGCGCCGTTCTGCACCGCCCGGCCCCGTCCGCCTGA
- a CDS encoding TetR/AcrR family transcriptional regulator, translating to MARPRTFDEDRAVEAAMRTFWSTGYEATSTEDLCRATGLGRSSVYNAFGSKHELFEKALLRYFAYVNAGLAEILAEPAPIRDRIRALLRRAVDPLPGDPIGCLVINTIVELDRHDEEITRRIRRHQDERVAMLATAIETAMRAGEIDPAKDARTLAEFVMAALTGIHIATRAGADRATREGIVATALDAL from the coding sequence ATGGCACGGCCGCGAACCTTCGACGAGGACCGGGCGGTGGAGGCGGCGATGCGCACGTTCTGGTCCACCGGATACGAGGCCACCTCGACCGAGGACCTGTGCAGGGCCACCGGGCTCGGCCGCAGCAGCGTCTACAACGCCTTCGGCAGCAAGCACGAACTGTTCGAGAAGGCGCTGCTGCGCTACTTCGCCTACGTCAACGCGGGCCTGGCGGAGATCCTGGCCGAGCCCGCGCCGATCCGGGACCGGATCCGGGCGCTGCTGCGGCGGGCGGTCGACCCCCTCCCCGGCGACCCGATCGGCTGCCTGGTCATCAACACCATCGTCGAACTGGACCGGCACGACGAGGAGATCACCCGCCGCATCCGGCGGCACCAGGACGAACGGGTCGCGATGCTGGCGACGGCCATCGAGACCGCCATGCGGGCCGGCGAGATCGACCCGGCCAAGGACGCCCGCACGCTGGCCGAGTTCGTCATGGCCGCCCTCACCGGGATCCACATCGCGACCCGCGCGGGCGCCGACCGGGCCACCAGGGAGGGCATCGTCGCCACGGCGCTCGACGCCCTCTGA
- a CDS encoding Cmx/CmrA family chloramphenicol efflux MFS transporter: MPLAVYVLGLAIFAQGTSELMIAGLLPEMAADLGVSVSATGLLISAFALGMLAGAPALAVLTLRWPRRTAMLTFLAVFVAAHVAGALTDDYTVLFGTRVVAAFVYAGFWAAASVTAIGLAGPDARGRAMAVVAGGLTVATIAGLPAGTVLGQHYGWRAAFWAVAALSVLAMIGVFATIPGGRPGAAGAPRLRDELRTMAMPPLWAAYATTALATSGLLATFGYLAPLVTEVTGLSEGSVPLVMALYGLGATIGITLGGRVADRRPFTTLHVGLAGGVVVSAGLALLAGAPAPTLVLALLLGGAGFGINPALNTRVFALAEGAPTLAAAVNISAFNVGITVGPWLGGLAIDAGLGYRSVAWIGAALIAAALVTAALAALSSRRSAVRADPAAEPAAAPVPVTEGR, encoded by the coding sequence ATGCCACTGGCCGTCTACGTCCTGGGGCTGGCCATCTTCGCCCAGGGCACCTCGGAACTGATGATCGCGGGGCTGCTCCCGGAGATGGCCGCCGACCTCGGCGTGTCGGTGTCCGCCACCGGCCTGCTCATCTCCGCGTTCGCGCTGGGCATGCTCGCCGGCGCGCCGGCGCTGGCGGTGCTCACCCTGCGCTGGCCGCGCCGCACCGCCATGCTCACGTTCCTGGCCGTCTTCGTCGCGGCGCACGTCGCCGGGGCGCTGACCGACGACTACACCGTGCTGTTCGGCACCCGCGTGGTGGCCGCCTTCGTCTACGCCGGGTTCTGGGCCGCCGCCAGCGTCACCGCGATCGGGCTGGCCGGACCCGACGCGCGCGGCCGGGCCATGGCGGTCGTGGCCGGCGGCCTGACCGTCGCGACCATCGCCGGGCTCCCCGCCGGCACCGTGCTCGGCCAGCACTACGGCTGGCGGGCGGCCTTCTGGGCGGTGGCCGCGCTGTCCGTGCTGGCGATGATCGGCGTGTTCGCCACCATCCCCGGCGGCCGTCCCGGCGCCGCGGGCGCGCCCCGGCTGCGGGACGAACTGCGCACGATGGCCATGCCGCCGCTGTGGGCCGCCTACGCCACGACCGCGCTGGCCACCAGCGGCCTGCTGGCCACCTTCGGCTACCTGGCCCCGCTGGTCACCGAGGTCACCGGCCTGTCCGAGGGGAGCGTCCCGCTGGTCATGGCCCTGTACGGGCTCGGCGCGACCATCGGGATCACCCTGGGCGGCCGGGTGGCCGACCGGCGCCCCTTCACCACCCTGCACGTCGGCCTGGCGGGCGGCGTCGTCGTCTCGGCGGGACTGGCCCTGCTGGCCGGGGCGCCGGCGCCGACCCTCGTGCTGGCGCTCCTGCTCGGCGGGGCCGGCTTCGGGATCAACCCGGCGCTGAACACCCGGGTGTTCGCCCTGGCCGAGGGCGCCCCGACGCTCGCCGCCGCGGTCAACATCTCGGCCTTCAACGTCGGGATCACCGTCGGCCCATGGCTGGGCGGGCTGGCCATCGACGCCGGCCTGGGCTACCGGTCGGTGGCCTGGATCGGGGCGGCGCTGATCGCGGCGGCCCTCGTCACCGCCGCACTGGCCGCCCTGTCCTCCCGCCGTTCGGCCGTCCGGGCGGACCCGGCGGCCGAGCCCGCCGCGGCCCCGGTGCCGGTCACCGAGGGCCGCTGA
- the valS gene encoding valine--tRNA ligase: MNPPPRTPRVPERPSLAGLEDKWVGVWEAEGTYRFDRDRPREEVFAIDTPPPTVSGSLHVGHVFSYTHTDTVARYQRMRGRAVFYPMGWDDNGLPTERRVQNHFGVRCDPSLPYDPEFTPPERSDPKRQVPVGRRNFIELCERLTEIDERAFEEVWRRVGLSVDWSLLYTTIGDRARAASQRAFLRNLARGEAYLSQAPTLWDVTFRTAVAQAELEDRDTPGAFYRLRFHADERPVYVETTRPELLPACVALVAHPDDERYRELLGRTVHTPLFGVEVPVVAHRLAEPDKGSGIAMICTFGDVTDVTWWRELDLPTRAVIGWDGRLAADPPPGVPARPYDELAGRTVHAAKERIVELLRGSGDLDGEPRPVTRPVKYYERGTRPLEIVTTRQWYIRNGGRDEGLRSELLSRGRELTWHPPFMRARYENWVQGLNGDWLISRQRFFGIPIPVWYRLDSAGEPVYDEPITPPEDMLPVDPSSDVPPGYTEERRGKPDGFVGDPDVMDTWATSSLSPQIAGGWESDPDLFAKVFPFHLRPQGHDIIRTWLFSTVVRSHLEHGTLPWSDVALSGWILDPDRKKMSKSKGNVVTPMGLLTEHGTDAVRYWAAAARPGTDAAFEVKQIKVGRRLATKILNASRFVLGLGPVPDGAEVTEPLDLSMLAALAEVVREATEAFEAFDHARALERTERFFWDFCDDYLELVKQRAYGDGPAAASARAALTGALSVLLRLFAPILPFVTEEVWSWWRDGSVHRASWPDPAELPAGGDPALLAVTAEALRQVRRTKSQAKVSMRAEVSTAVVRGPRAGDVRAAAGDLRAAGNIEVLHLEPEGSADLRVTVTLVGGE; this comes from the coding sequence ATGAACCCACCACCGCGTACTCCACGTGTCCCGGAAAGGCCCTCGCTCGCCGGCCTGGAGGACAAGTGGGTAGGCGTGTGGGAGGCCGAGGGCACCTACCGCTTCGACCGCGACCGGCCGCGCGAGGAGGTCTTCGCGATCGACACGCCGCCGCCCACGGTCAGCGGCTCCCTGCACGTCGGCCACGTGTTCTCCTACACCCACACCGACACGGTGGCGCGTTATCAGCGGATGCGCGGCCGGGCGGTGTTCTATCCGATGGGCTGGGACGACAACGGCCTGCCCACCGAACGCCGGGTGCAGAACCACTTCGGGGTCCGCTGCGACCCCTCGCTGCCGTACGACCCGGAATTCACCCCGCCCGAGCGGTCCGATCCCAAGCGGCAGGTCCCGGTCGGCCGCCGCAACTTCATCGAGCTGTGCGAACGGCTCACCGAGATCGACGAGCGGGCGTTCGAGGAGGTCTGGCGGCGGGTCGGCCTGTCGGTCGACTGGAGCCTGCTCTACACCACGATCGGCGACCGGGCCCGGGCCGCCTCCCAGCGGGCGTTCCTGCGCAACCTGGCCCGCGGCGAGGCGTACCTGTCGCAGGCGCCGACCCTGTGGGACGTCACGTTCCGCACCGCGGTCGCGCAGGCCGAGCTGGAGGACCGCGACACCCCCGGCGCGTTCTACCGGCTGCGCTTCCACGCCGACGAGCGCCCGGTGTACGTCGAGACCACCCGCCCGGAGCTGCTGCCCGCCTGCGTGGCGCTGGTCGCCCATCCCGACGACGAGCGGTACCGGGAGCTGCTGGGGCGCACCGTCCACACCCCGCTGTTCGGGGTCGAGGTCCCGGTCGTGGCGCACCGGCTGGCCGAGCCGGACAAGGGCTCGGGCATCGCGATGATCTGCACGTTCGGCGACGTCACCGACGTGACCTGGTGGCGTGAGCTGGACCTGCCGACCCGCGCGGTCATCGGCTGGGACGGGCGGCTGGCCGCCGACCCGCCGCCCGGCGTCCCCGCCCGGCCGTACGACGAGCTGGCGGGCCGGACCGTCCACGCCGCCAAGGAGCGGATCGTCGAGCTGCTGCGCGGGTCCGGCGACCTGGACGGCGAGCCCCGCCCGGTCACCCGGCCGGTCAAGTACTACGAGCGGGGCACCAGGCCGCTGGAGATCGTCACCACCCGCCAGTGGTACATCCGCAACGGCGGCCGGGACGAGGGGCTGCGTTCGGAGCTGCTTTCCCGGGGACGGGAGCTGACCTGGCATCCGCCGTTCATGCGGGCCCGCTACGAGAACTGGGTGCAGGGACTGAACGGCGACTGGCTGATCTCCCGGCAGCGGTTCTTCGGCATCCCCATCCCGGTCTGGTACCGGCTGGACTCCGCGGGCGAGCCGGTCTACGACGAGCCGATCACCCCGCCGGAGGACATGCTGCCGGTCGACCCGTCCTCGGACGTGCCGCCCGGCTACACCGAGGAGCGGCGCGGCAAGCCGGACGGGTTCGTCGGCGACCCGGACGTCATGGACACCTGGGCCACCTCGTCGCTGTCCCCGCAGATCGCCGGGGGCTGGGAGAGCGACCCGGACCTGTTCGCCAAGGTGTTCCCGTTCCACCTGCGGCCGCAGGGCCACGACATCATCCGCACCTGGCTGTTCTCCACGGTGGTGCGCTCCCATCTGGAGCACGGCACGCTGCCGTGGAGCGACGTGGCGCTGTCCGGCTGGATCCTGGACCCGGACCGCAAGAAGATGTCCAAGTCCAAGGGCAACGTCGTCACCCCGATGGGGCTGCTGACCGAGCACGGCACCGACGCGGTCCGCTACTGGGCGGCCGCCGCCCGGCCGGGCACCGACGCGGCGTTCGAGGTCAAGCAGATCAAGGTGGGGCGGCGGCTGGCCACCAAGATCCTGAACGCCTCCCGGTTCGTGCTCGGGCTGGGGCCGGTGCCGGACGGGGCCGAGGTCACCGAGCCGCTGGACCTGTCGATGCTGGCCGCCCTGGCCGAGGTGGTCCGGGAGGCGACCGAGGCGTTCGAGGCGTTCGACCACGCGCGGGCGCTGGAGCGGACCGAACGGTTCTTCTGGGACTTCTGCGACGACTACCTGGAGCTGGTCAAGCAGCGGGCCTACGGCGACGGGCCCGCGGCGGCCTCGGCGCGGGCGGCGCTGACCGGGGCGCTGTCGGTGCTGCTGCGGCTGTTCGCGCCGATCCTGCCGTTCGTCACCGAGGAGGTCTGGTCGTGGTGGCGGGACGGCTCGGTCCACCGGGCGTCCTGGCCGGACCCGGCCGAGCTGCCCGCCGGCGGCGACCCGGCGCTGCTGGCGGTCACCGCCGAGGCGCTCCGCCAGGTCCGCAGGACCAAGTCCCAGGCCAAGGTCTCGATGCGCGCCGAGGTCTCCACCGCGGTCGTCCGCGGCCCGCGGGCCGGCGACGTCCGCGCCGCCGCCGGGGACCTGCGGGCCGCCGGCAACATCGAGGTCCTGCACCTGGAGCCGGAGGGTTCCGCCGACCTGCGCGTCACCGTCACCCTCGTCGGCGGGGAGTGA
- a CDS encoding DUF4235 domain-containing protein, with translation MADKGDIGWRVLAGAAALGAGFVARRAITYAWKKGTGKEPPTNPESPDVALGEALGWAVVMGVGMEVARLLATRAAARQYAKANGRLPGHLGD, from the coding sequence ATGGCGGACAAGGGCGACATCGGCTGGCGGGTCCTGGCGGGCGCCGCCGCGTTGGGGGCGGGGTTCGTGGCCCGCAGGGCGATCACGTACGCCTGGAAGAAGGGCACCGGCAAGGAGCCGCCGACCAACCCCGAGTCGCCCGACGTCGCCCTGGGCGAGGCGCTGGGCTGGGCCGTGGTGATGGGCGTCGGCATGGAGGTGGCGCGGCTGCTGGCCACCCGGGCGGCGGCGCGCCAGTACGCCAAGGCCAACGGCCGCCTGCCGGGGCACCTGGGCGACTGA
- a CDS encoding maleylpyruvate isomerase family mycothiol-dependent enzyme, which yields MRFPLEDELRAERFRLIGTLQELSDEEFDDGPTLCAGWSPRDVLGHLIGTDYLLGSYLPYGARIHAANQAQADRARRIPRDRLMEWAAHWAANPSLTSRLGVAVMLGDLGVHHQDVLRGLGREREVPDAVANAILREGMQLSLWLNRRVLRHRLVPTDGGRPVGRGPRVRGTREALGLWLAGRDSVAGELVFED from the coding sequence ATGCGTTTCCCCCTCGAGGACGAGCTGCGCGCCGAGCGTTTCCGGCTGATCGGGACGCTGCAGGAACTGTCGGACGAGGAGTTCGACGACGGCCCGACCCTGTGCGCCGGCTGGTCGCCCCGCGACGTGCTGGGGCACCTCATCGGCACCGACTACCTGCTGGGGTCGTACCTGCCGTACGGGGCGCGGATCCACGCCGCCAACCAGGCGCAGGCGGACCGGGCGCGGCGGATCCCGCGGGACCGGCTGATGGAGTGGGCCGCGCACTGGGCGGCCAACCCCAGCCTCACCTCGCGGCTGGGCGTGGCGGTCATGCTGGGCGATCTGGGGGTGCACCACCAGGACGTGCTGCGCGGGCTCGGGCGGGAGCGGGAGGTCCCCGACGCGGTGGCGAACGCGATCCTGCGGGAGGGGATGCAGCTGAGCCTGTGGCTGAACCGGCGCGTCCTGCGGCACCGGCTGGTGCCCACCGACGGCGGCCGTCCGGTGGGACGGGGCCCGCGGGTGCGCGGTACCCGTGAGGCGCTGGGGCTGTGGCTGGCCGGGCGGGACTCGGTCGCCGGGGAGCTGGTCTTCGAGGACTGA
- a CDS encoding DUF4193 domain-containing protein yields the protein MATDYDSPRKTDDDLSEDSLQELQARRADKAASIIDEDLDAGEVAELPGADLSNEELTFRVVPRQADEFTCSRCFLVHHRSQLAEERKGQPVCRECAA from the coding sequence ATGGCAACCGACTACGACAGCCCGCGCAAGACCGACGACGACCTCAGCGAGGACAGCCTGCAGGAGCTGCAGGCCCGTCGGGCCGACAAGGCGGCGAGCATCATCGACGAGGACCTCGACGCCGGCGAGGTCGCCGAGCTGCCCGGCGCCGACCTGTCCAACGAGGAGCTCACCTTCCGGGTCGTGCCGCGGCAGGCCGACGAGTTCACCTGCTCGCGCTGCTTCCTGGTGCACCACCGTAGCCAGCTCGCCGAGGAGCGCAAGGGCCAGCCGGTCTGCCGCGAGTGCGCGGCCTGA
- a CDS encoding serine/threonine-protein kinase, which produces MPDAAPLEAGDPRRLGNYEVVGRLGAGGQGAVYLGRAEDGTYVAVKLLHAQMAADPSARARFAREVAAAQKVAPFCTARVLQADVAGDTPFIVSEFIDGPSLHDVVAHNGPLGTTELERLAIGTVTALAAIHEAGIVHRDFKPNNVLLAADGPRVVDFGIARTVNSQESAVTATGMVVGTPGYLAPEQLTGAPLQPAVDIFAWGATMVFAATGQSPFEAETLPVIINRILNEEPDLSALQEPLRGLVGRCLSKDPAGRPTAAQLLLQLLGHVGAAPATPTPVSEELLGEGTRIASRMAPPPPVPPAPVHHTPPPQPITPPPMPMHVGPQPGPATPPPQPITPPPMPMHQGGFQQGPMTPPPQPMHQPPMTPQPPPYQPARPSSGGGGGNVILGVGCAVVLVLALLIFVVAVAVSGGDDGGDDGTDVTRPTVDASVPTAPSNERLPLEFIGVWEGRGYQPSSTSDKFWDVRFTLLSSTGLVTYDADSYDCTGTLTLQPGVTDTKAVYRISITSGPCLEGYVTFYYISQNRLRFEERETLSGEAISSGTLTK; this is translated from the coding sequence ATGCCGGATGCCGCTCCCCTGGAGGCGGGGGATCCCCGCAGGCTGGGGAACTATGAGGTGGTCGGGCGGCTCGGCGCGGGCGGTCAGGGGGCCGTGTACCTGGGCAGGGCCGAGGACGGCACGTACGTCGCGGTCAAGCTGCTGCACGCGCAGATGGCGGCCGACCCCTCGGCGCGGGCGCGGTTCGCCCGCGAGGTCGCCGCGGCGCAGAAGGTCGCGCCGTTCTGCACCGCCCGGGTGCTGCAGGCGGACGTGGCCGGCGACACGCCGTTCATCGTCAGCGAGTTCATCGACGGACCGTCGCTGCACGACGTGGTCGCCCACAACGGCCCGCTGGGCACCACCGAGCTGGAGCGGCTGGCGATCGGCACGGTCACCGCGCTGGCGGCCATCCACGAGGCCGGCATCGTGCACCGCGACTTCAAGCCCAACAACGTGCTGCTGGCCGCCGACGGCCCGCGGGTGGTCGACTTCGGCATCGCGCGCACCGTCAACAGCCAGGAGAGCGCGGTCACCGCGACCGGCATGGTGGTCGGCACCCCCGGTTACCTGGCGCCCGAGCAGCTGACCGGGGCGCCGCTGCAGCCCGCGGTGGACATCTTCGCCTGGGGCGCGACCATGGTGTTCGCCGCCACCGGGCAGTCGCCGTTCGAGGCCGAGACGCTGCCGGTGATCATCAACCGGATCCTGAACGAGGAGCCGGACCTGTCGGCCCTCCAGGAGCCGCTGCGCGGGCTGGTGGGCCGCTGCCTGTCCAAGGACCCGGCCGGCCGGCCGACCGCCGCCCAGCTGCTGCTGCAGCTGCTCGGCCATGTCGGCGCGGCCCCGGCGACCCCCACCCCGGTCAGCGAGGAGCTGCTGGGCGAGGGCACCCGGATCGCCTCCCGGATGGCGCCGCCGCCTCCGGTCCCGCCGGCCCCGGTGCACCACACGCCGCCCCCGCAGCCCATCACCCCGCCCCCGATGCCGATGCACGTGGGGCCGCAGCCGGGCCCGGCGACGCCGCCGCCGCAGCCGATCACCCCGCCGCCGATGCCGATGCACCAGGGCGGGTTCCAGCAGGGGCCGATGACGCCGCCGCCCCAGCCGATGCACCAGCCGCCGATGACGCCGCAGCCGCCGCCCTACCAGCCGGCCCGGCCCTCCTCCGGCGGCGGGGGCGGGAACGTGATCCTCGGCGTGGGCTGCGCCGTCGTGCTGGTGCTGGCCCTGCTGATCTTCGTGGTGGCGGTCGCGGTCAGCGGCGGTGACGACGGCGGCGACGACGGCACGGACGTCACCCGGCCCACCGTGGACGCCAGCGTGCCGACCGCCCCCTCCAACGAGCGGCTGCCGCTGGAGTTCATCGGGGTCTGGGAGGGCCGCGGGTACCAGCCGAGCTCCACCTCGGACAAGTTCTGGGACGTGCGGTTCACCCTGCTCAGCTCCACCGGGCTGGTCACCTACGACGCCGACAGCTATGACTGCACCGGCACGCTGACCCTGCAGCCGGGCGTCACCGACACCAAGGCGGTCTACCGGATCAGCATCACCAGCGGCCCGTGCCTCGAGGGGTACGTGACGTTCTACTACATCAGCCAGAACCGGCTGCGGTTCGAGGAGCGGGAGACCCTCTCCGGCGAGGCGATCTCCAGCGGCACCCTGACCAAGTGA